The sequence GTCGACCGGCGCGATGCCGCTGGTGCCGCCGGCATGCTTGCCGGAGCGGACTTTCACGCCGACCACGACATCGGCGTGCTCACGCACCGCAGCCACCACCTCGCGCGGCTCGCAGAGCCTCAGATCGCTGCACTCGCCGACCGACACCGTCTGCGAGAAACCAAAAATGCCGGCAAACGAAATGTTGACATAGGCCAGGATGCGCACCTTCGAGCGCTCCATGACATGGCGGCGGAAGCCAAGGAAATTGCCGGCGCCCGCGCTGCCCGCATCGATGAAGGTGGTGGTGCCGCTCTTGGCGGCGAGCCGGTCGGCATCGACGCCGAGCGAAGTGCCGCCCCAGTAGACGTGGCTGTGCAGGTCGACAAGCCCGGGCGCGACGATGCAACCCGTCGCGTCGACCACCTGATTGGCGCGCTCCGCCGGAATATCGGCGTCGAGCGCGGCTATACGGCCATTGGCGATGGCGACATCGCGCGGCGCGTCGATGCCGGCCGCCGGATCGATCAGCCGTCCGCCCTTCAGCAGGAGGTCGAATTGCATGGGGGAAACCTCCGCTTCGTTGCCTTGTCGTCTCAAACAGGCCGATAGGCGACGGCTTCGACTTCGATCTTGATGTCGATCATCAGCCGCGATTCGACCGTGGTGCGGGCCGGCGGATTCTTCGGAAAATGCCGGCCATACACCGCGTTGAAAGCGCCGAAATCGCGCGCGTCCTCCAGCCAGACGGTGGTCTTCACCACATCATCCAACGTGCAGCCGGCCAGCGCGAGTGCCGCCTTCACATTGGCAAGCACCTGCTCGGTCTGTTCCGTTATGCCGCCCTGGACCACGATGCCGTCGCTGCCGACCGGAACCTGGCCCGAAACATAGACGAAGTCGCCGGCCCGCACGGCGGGCGACAGCGGCACATGGGATGTTCCAAAAGTCTGTTTGGGCAAGGGATTGCCTCCTCTGATGACGCGACGGGGCGACCCAAGGCGGCGCCCGCTTCGGCGCAGATTTACCGCGATCGGGGCGGCCCCGATAGGGCCCCTGTTGGAAAGCAACATTCTTCGAAATTCGCGTTGCTTTATCACAAGAGCGCTTGCATCGTGCGCGCCTGCCGGACGGCTTTCAAGCCGCAGCGGACCGATGCCTGTGCAGGACCGGAGAGACCGAGAATGACCTTCGACAAGAACCCGTTTCCGTCTGGAGACGCCGACCGCCACGCGCTATGGGAGATGCTGGTGCGACGCGACATCGACGCCTTCATCGGCCAGGACTGGTCGATGGTCGAGAATGATTTCATCGCCGAAAGCTTCTTCGGCATGCACGCGCATTTTCTCGCCAATGCCGATGCCTGGCGGCTGCAGTTCCCAAGGCTGGAGGTCTACCGCGACGAGTGGCTGCGCCAGGCCGAGGAGACGGCGGCGACCAAATTCGCCGAACCGCTGCGCGAGGCGATTTTTCGCGTCACCAATCTGCGCGACATCGATGTCGACGGCGACCGCGCCGTGCTGCACAAAAAGTTTGACGGCTCCATCGCCAAAGCCGACGGCAGCGTCGACCGGCTGAAATGGCAAACGCTGTATTTCTGCAGGAAGGTCGGCGCGAACTGGAAGATCGCCGGCTTCGTCGGCTACATGCCGTATCCGCTGGGAAGCTAGGTGCGCTTGAGCAGGGGCCGGTTGGAGGTTGCGGCAGCGGGATTCCGTCGCTCGTTCGTCGGCTTATCATAGACGTTCGCGATTAGCCGAGCCCCTCCCGACTTCGTCATCGTAGGGCGGAGCAGCTCCAGGGGTCTGCGCCGCGTCGCTGCGCTCCTTGCTTCGCCATAGGATGACGAAGCAATGGGAAGCCCTCTGCTAATCCCGCCGAACGTTATCGTCCGACCAGCACCGCCGCCCGATAGGCCGGATTGCCGTACCAGGCCATCCGGTCGAGTTCCGCCGCCCTGACCGGCAGGTCGATAACGTCCATCGGCAGTTCAAGCCGGTCCGGCTCGATCCAGGGATCGTTGAGGAAATAGACGCCGTCGCCATAGCCATGGACGAGCACCCAGTGCGGGCAGATGTGGCCCATCATCACGGCCTGATCGATCAGCACCAGTGCCAGAAAGCCGCGATCGAGCGCATGGCCGATCTCTTCGATGGCAAAGGCGCGGGGCTCGATCGGCAATGACGCGGCTTCGGCCTCGTGCTTGAAGCCGGCCTGCACGAAACGCATCAGGCCGCGCCT is a genomic window of Mesorhizobium huakuii containing:
- a CDS encoding RidA family protein; protein product: MPKQTFGTSHVPLSPAVRAGDFVYVSGQVPVGSDGIVVQGGITEQTEQVLANVKAALALAGCTLDDVVKTTVWLEDARDFGAFNAVYGRHFPKNPPARTTVESRLMIDIKIEVEAVAYRPV